In the Nomascus leucogenys isolate Asia chromosome 5, Asia_NLE_v1, whole genome shotgun sequence genome, one interval contains:
- the SLITRK5 gene encoding SLIT and NTRK-like protein 5 produces MHTCCPPVTLEQDLHRKMHSWMLQTLAFAVTSLVLSCAETIDYYGEICDNACPCEEKDGILTVSCENRGIISLSEISPPRFPIYHLLLSGNLLNRLYPNEFVNYTGASILHLGSNVIQDIETGAFHGLRGLRRLHLNNNKLELLRDDTFLGLENLEYLQVDYNYISVIEPNAFGKLHLLQVLILNDNLLSSLPNNLFRFVPLTHLDLRGNRLKLLPYVGLLQHMDKVVELQLEENPWNCSCELISLKDWLDSISYSALVGDVVCETPFRLHGRDLDEVSKQELCPRRLISDYEMRPQTPLSTTGYLHTTPASVNSVATSSSAVYKPPLKPPKGTRQPNKPRVRPTSRQPSKDLGYSNYGPSIAYQTKSPVPLECPTACTCNLQISDLGLNVNCQERKIESIAELQPKPYNPKKMYLTENYIAVVRRTDFLEATGLDLLHLGNNRISMIQDHAFGDLTNLRRLYLNGNRIERLSPELFYGLQSLQYLFLQYNLIREIQSGTFDPVPNLQLLFLNNNLLQAMPSGVFSGLTLLRLNLRSNHFTSLPVSGVLDQLKSLIQIDLHDNPWDCTCDIVGMKLWVEQLKVGVLVDEVICKAPKKFAETDMRSIKSELLCPDYSDVVVSTPTPSSIQVPARTSAVTPAVRLNSTGAPAGLGAGGGASSVPLSVLILSLLLVFIMSVFVAAGLFVLVMKRRKKNQSDHTSTNNSDVSSFNMQYSVYGGGGGGTGGHPHAHVHHRGPALPKVKTPAGHVYEYIPHPLGHMCKNPIYRSREGNSVEDYKDLHELKVTYSSNHHLQQQQPPPPPPQQPQQQPPPQLQLQPGEEERRESHHLRSPAYSVSTIEPREDLLSPVQDADRFYRGILEPEKHCSTTPAGNSLPEYPKFPCSPAAYTFSPNYDLRRPHQYLHPGAGDSRLREPVLYSPPSAVFVEPNRNEYLELKAKLNVEPDYLEVLEKQTTFSQF; encoded by the coding sequence ATGCACACTTGCTGCCCCCCAGTAACTTTGGAACAGGATCTTCACAGAAAAATGCATAGCTGGATGCTGCAGACTCTAGCGTTTGCTGTAACATCTCTCGTCCTTTCGTGTGCAGAAACCATCGATTATTATGGGGAAATCTGTGACAATGCATGTCCTTGTGAGGAAAAGGACGGCATTTTAACTGTGAGCTGTGAAAACCGGGGAATCATCAGTCTCTCTGAAATTAGCCCTCCCCGTTTCCCAATCTACCACCTTTTGTTGTCCGGAAACCTTTTGAATCGTCTCTATCCCAATGAGTTTGTCAATTACACTGGGGCTTCAATTTTGCATCTGGGTAGCAATGTTATCCAGGACATTGAGACCGGGGCTTTCCATGGGCTACGGGGTTTGAGGAGATTGCATCTGAACAATAATAAACTGGAACTTCTGCGAGATGATACCTTCCTTGGCTTGGAGAACCTGGAGTACCTACAGGTCGATTACAACTACATCAGCGTCATTGAACCCAATGCTTTTGGGAAACTGCATTTGTTGCAGGTGCTTATCCTCAATGACAATCTTTTGTCCAGTTTACCCAACAATCTTTTCCGTTTTGTGCCCTTAACGCACTTGGACCTCCGGGGGAACCGGCTGAAACTTCTGCCCTACGTGGGGCTCTTGCAGCACATGGATAAAGTTGTGGAGCTACAGCTGGAGGAAAACCCTTGGAATTGTTCTTGTGAGCTGATCTCTCTAAAGGATTGGTTGGACAGCATCTCCTACTCAGCCCTGGTGGGGGATGTGGTTTGTGAGACCCCCTTCCGCTTACACGGAAGGGACTTGGACGAGGTATCCAAGCAGGAACTTTGCCCAAGGAGACTTATTTCTGACTACGAGATGAGGCCGCAGACGCCTTTGAGCACCACGGGGTATTTACACACCACCCCGGCGTCAGTGAATTCTGTGGCCACTTCTTCCTCTGCTGTTTACAAACCCCCTTTGAAGCCCCCTAAGGGGACTCGCCAACCCAACAAGCCCAGGGTGCGCCCCACCTCTCGGCAGCCCTCTAAGGACTTGGGCTACAGCAACTATGGCCCCAGCATCGCCTATCAGACCAAATCCCCGGTGCCTTTGGAGTGTCCCACCGCGTGCACTTGCAACCTGCAGATCTCTGATCTGGGCCTCAACGTAAACTGCCAGGAGCGAAAGATCGAGAGCATCGCTGAACTGCAGCCCAAGCCCTACAATCCCAAGAAAATGTATCTGACAGAGAACTACATCGCTGTCGTGCGCAGGACAGACTTCCTGGAGGCCACGGGGCTGGACCTCCTGCACCTGGGGAATAATCGCATCTCGATGATCCAGGACCACGCTTTCGGGGATCTCACCAACCTGAGGCGCCTCTACCTGAATGGCAACAGGATCGAGAGGCTGAGCCCGGAGTTATTCTATGGCCTGCAGAGCCTGCAGTATCTCTTCCTCCAGTACAATCTCATCCGCGAGATTCAGTCTGGAACTTTTGACCCGGTCCCAAACCTCCAGCTGCTATTCTTGAATAACAACCTCCTGCAGGCCATGCCCTCAGGCGTCTTCTCTGGCCTGACCCTCCTCAGGCTAAACCTGAGGAGTAACCACTTCACCTCCTTGCCAGTGAGTGGAGTTTTGGACCAGCTGAAGTCACTCATCCAAATCGACCTGCATGACAATCCTTGGGATTGTACCTGCGACATTGTGGGCATGAAGCTGTGGGTGGAGCAGCTCAAAGTGGGCGTCCTAGTGGACGAGGTGATCTGTAAGGCGCCCAAGAAATTCGCTGAGACCGATATGCGTTCCATTAAGTCGGAGCTGCTGTGCCCTGACTATTCAGATGTAGTGGTTTCCACGCCCACACCCTCCTCAATCCAGGTCCCTGCGAGGACCAGCGCCGTGACTCCTGCGGTCCGGTTGAATAGCACTGGGGCCCCCGCGGGCTTGGGCGCAGGCGGAGGGGCGTCGTCGGTGCCCTTGTCTGTGTTAATTCTCAGCCTCCTGCTGGTTTTCATCATGTCCGTCTTCGTGGCCGCCGGGCTCTTCGTGCTGGTCATGAAGCGCAGGAAGAAGAACCAGAGCGACCACACTAGCACCAACAACTCCGACGTGAGCTCCTTTAACATGCAGTACAGCGTgtacggcggcggcggcggtggcacGGGCGGCCACCCACACGCGCACGTGCATCACCGCGGGCCCGCGCTGCCCAAGGTGAAGACGCCCGCGGGCCACGTGTATGAATACATCCCCCACCCACTGGGCCACATGTGCAAAAACCCCATCTACCGCTCCCGAGAGGGCAACTCCGTAGAGGATTACAAAGACCTGCACGAGCTCAAGGTCACCTACAGCAGCAACCACcacctgcagcagcagcagccgccgccgccgccaccgcagcagccacagcagcagcCCCCGccgcagctgcagctgcagcccggggaggaggagaggcgggAAAGCCACCACTTGCGGAGCCCCGCCTACAGCGTCAGCACCATCGAGCCCCGGGAGGACCTGCTGTCGCCGGTGCAGGACGCCGACCGCTTTTACAGGGGCATTTTAGAACCAGAGAAACACTGCTCCACCACCCCAGCCGGCAATAGCCTCCCGGAATATCCCAAATTCCCGTGCAGCCCCGCTGCTTACACTTTCTCCCCCAACTATGACCTGAGACGCCCCCATCAGTATTTGCACCCGGGGGCAGGGGACAGCAGGCTACGGGAACCGGTGCTCTACAGCCCCCCGAGTGCTGTCTTTGTAGAACCCAACAGGAACGAATATCTGGAgttaaaagcaaaactaaacgTTGAGCCGGACTACCTCGAAGTGCTGGAAAAACAGACCACATTTAGCCAGTTCTAA